A stretch of the Sulfuritortus calidifontis genome encodes the following:
- a CDS encoding RNA polymerase sigma factor FliA produces MPGSTGSTDKDALVRQYAPLVKRIAYHLMARLPASVEVDDLIQAGLIGLLNAVDRYDDSQGANFETYASQRIRGAMLDELREADWVSRGVRKSARQIEVAIHALQQRLGRQPTEQEIADELQLDIKTYYDLLNDARGAQLVYYEDLHELESEEFFGRFADEGALAPFDLLAGERFRLALVEAIGVLPEREKLLMAMYYDQELNFKEIGAVMGVSESRVCQLHTQAVSRLRSCLKDWAQSSE; encoded by the coding sequence ATGCCAGGCTCGACAGGCAGTACGGATAAGGACGCGCTGGTCCGTCAGTACGCGCCGCTGGTCAAACGCATTGCCTATCACCTGATGGCGCGGCTGCCGGCCTCGGTCGAGGTCGACGACCTGATCCAGGCCGGCCTGATCGGCCTGCTCAACGCGGTCGACCGCTACGACGACAGCCAGGGCGCCAACTTCGAGACCTATGCCAGCCAGCGCATCCGCGGCGCCATGCTGGACGAGCTGCGCGAGGCCGACTGGGTCTCCCGCGGGGTGCGCAAGAGCGCGCGCCAGATCGAGGTCGCCATCCATGCGTTGCAGCAGCGTCTCGGTCGGCAACCGACCGAGCAGGAAATCGCCGACGAACTGCAGCTCGACATCAAAACCTATTATGATCTCCTCAACGACGCCCGCGGCGCCCAGCTGGTCTACTACGAGGACCTGCACGAGCTCGAGAGCGAGGAGTTCTTCGGCCGCTTCGCCGACGAGGGGGCGCTCGCGCCGTTCGACCTGCTGGCCGGCGAGCGTTTCCGCCTGGCCTTGGTCGAGGCGATCGGGGTGCTGCCGGAACGGGAGAAGCTGTTGATGGCGATGTATTACGACCAGGAGCTGAACTTCAAGGAAATCGGCGCGGTGATGGGCGTATCCGAATCCCGGGTCTGCCAGTTGCACACCCAGGCCGTATCACGTCTGCGCAGTTGCCTGAAGGACTGGGCCCAGTCATCGGAGTGA
- a CDS encoding MinD/ParA family ATP-binding protein, whose amino-acid sequence MPSAETLDQATGLRRLLGRQAPFHACAVFGPDPALQAMALASLAYALARRGESVVVLDEAESPHNVATQYGLAPRHRLADVLRGRTALDKAVVEAPGDVRLILTGPLAAEFSQMSDAAWDRRLDSLIEIIGNHGWLLVNTRPGAAASPLAAACSDRLLVLPDRKSVLTEAYALLKAAHQDRPDGRWRVLVMNRQGPGESDALFANLSGTAQRFLGMRLEWFGSVPQDEKLAQSVRLMRPLLEVAPECPGSLAFKALAETAGSWGDVDGMDAQAFWQRAYLLGRVAGEAAAMGLHDARLDRQYG is encoded by the coding sequence GTGCCGTCAGCTGAGACGCTAGACCAGGCGACCGGCCTGCGCCGCCTGCTCGGCCGCCAGGCGCCGTTCCATGCCTGCGCCGTGTTCGGCCCCGACCCCGCCCTGCAGGCCATGGCGCTGGCCAGCCTGGCCTATGCCCTGGCTCGGCGCGGCGAATCGGTGGTGGTGCTGGACGAGGCGGAATCACCGCACAACGTGGCCACCCAGTACGGCCTGGCCCCGCGCCACCGCCTGGCCGATGTCCTGCGCGGCCGTACGGCGCTGGACAAGGCCGTGGTCGAGGCGCCGGGCGATGTCCGCCTGATCCTGACCGGTCCGCTCGCCGCCGAATTCAGCCAGATGTCGGATGCGGCCTGGGATCGCCGGCTGGACAGCCTGATCGAGATCATCGGCAACCACGGCTGGCTGCTGGTCAACACCCGGCCCGGCGCGGCGGCCTCGCCCCTGGCGGCGGCCTGCAGCGACCGCCTGCTGGTGCTGCCGGACCGCAAGTCGGTGCTGACCGAAGCCTATGCCCTGCTCAAGGCCGCGCATCAGGACCGGCCCGACGGCCGCTGGCGGGTGCTGGTGATGAACCGCCAGGGTCCGGGCGAGAGCGATGCCCTGTTCGCCAACCTCAGTGGCACCGCCCAGCGCTTTCTCGGCATGCGCCTGGAGTGGTTCGGCTCGGTGCCCCAAGATGAAAAGCTGGCCCAGTCGGTGCGCCTGATGCGGCCCCTGCTCGAGGTGGCGCCGGAGTGCCCGGGCTCGCTGGCGTTCAAGGCCTTGGCCGAGACGGCCGGCAGCTGGGGCGATGTCGATGGCATGGATGCCCAGGCCTTCTGGCAACGGGCCTACTTGTTGGGACGGGTCGCCGGTGAGGCGGCCGCAATGGGTTTGCACGATGCCAGGCTCGACAGGCAGTACGGATAA
- the flhF gene encoding flagellar biosynthesis protein FlhF, with product MIKKFYAGTTRDALRQVRDALGANAIILSNRRIEGGVEIIAVADLDVAALAERAEPVVSARPARPAAEPPQAKAQPKAQPKPMFDEVAITTLTEYLAQREASQPQAKAEAVAPAPAHEPAPPAPVQAEAPAPSQAAPAEVPPVMQELAREVRLLRSMVEGQLAGFAWSDLNRKEPLRAELMKLLIGAGFGTALCNHLLEQLPEGYGLSQAEKWLKATLMHNIKIAQGEQDIVTRGGIYALVGPTGVGKTTTVAKLAARAVLRYGADQVALITTDTYRIGAQDQLRIYGRILGTPVYAVRDARELDLTLNDLAGKKLVLIDTVGMGQRDKRVAEQIDFLSGQGRRVRRLLLLSAPAQGMTLEEVVRAYSGEGLEGVILTKIDEALTYGPVLDVVLRHQLLVHYVTNGQRVPEDLHLANLLYLVDRAFKLQQADSPFTVDESDIPVLVAAERAVSTIDPNNQAQGALGAVS from the coding sequence ATGATCAAAAAATTCTACGCCGGCACCACCCGCGACGCCCTGCGCCAGGTGCGCGACGCCCTCGGCGCCAACGCCATCATCCTGTCCAATCGCCGGATCGAGGGCGGGGTGGAGATCATCGCGGTGGCCGACCTCGATGTCGCCGCCCTGGCCGAACGCGCCGAACCCGTAGTCTCGGCCCGTCCGGCCCGGCCCGCGGCCGAGCCGCCCCAAGCCAAGGCCCAGCCCAAGGCCCAGCCCAAGCCGATGTTCGACGAGGTGGCGATCACCACCCTGACCGAATACCTGGCCCAGCGCGAGGCGAGCCAGCCCCAGGCCAAGGCCGAAGCCGTGGCGCCTGCCCCGGCCCATGAGCCGGCGCCGCCCGCGCCGGTGCAGGCCGAGGCACCGGCCCCGAGCCAGGCCGCCCCGGCCGAGGTGCCGCCGGTGATGCAGGAGCTGGCCCGCGAGGTGCGCCTGTTGCGCAGCATGGTCGAGGGCCAGCTGGCCGGCTTCGCCTGGTCCGACCTCAACCGCAAGGAGCCGCTGCGGGCCGAGCTGATGAAGCTCTTGATCGGTGCCGGTTTCGGCACGGCGCTGTGCAACCATCTGCTCGAACAGCTGCCGGAAGGCTACGGCCTTAGCCAGGCCGAGAAGTGGCTGAAGGCCACGCTCATGCACAACATCAAGATCGCCCAGGGCGAGCAGGACATCGTCACCCGTGGCGGCATCTACGCCCTGGTCGGTCCGACCGGGGTGGGCAAGACCACCACCGTGGCCAAGCTGGCGGCGCGCGCCGTGCTCCGCTACGGCGCCGACCAGGTCGCCCTGATCACCACCGACACCTACCGGATCGGCGCCCAGGACCAGCTGCGCATCTACGGCCGCATCCTCGGCACCCCGGTCTATGCCGTGCGCGACGCCAGGGAGCTGGACCTCACCCTGAACGACCTGGCCGGCAAGAAGCTGGTGCTGATCGACACCGTCGGCATGGGCCAGCGCGACAAGCGGGTGGCCGAGCAGATCGATTTCCTCTCCGGCCAGGGGCGTCGCGTGCGGCGCCTCCTGCTCTTGAGCGCGCCGGCCCAGGGCATGACCCTGGAAGAGGTGGTGCGCGCCTACAGCGGCGAGGGCCTGGAAGGGGTGATCCTGACCAAGATCGACGAGGCCCTGACCTACGGGCCGGTGCTCGACGTGGTGCTGCGCCATCAACTGCTGGTGCATTACGTCACCAACGGCCAGCGGGTGCCGGAAGACCTGCACCTGGCCAATCTGCTCTATCTGGTCGACCGCGCCTTCAAGCTGCAGCAGGCCGATTCGCCCTTCACCGTCGATGAATCCGACATCCCGGTGCTGGTCGCCGCCGAACGCGCGGTCTCGACCATCGACCCCAACAACCAAGCCCAGGGGGCGCTAGGTGCCGTCAGCTGA
- the flhA gene encoding flagellar biosynthesis protein FlhA encodes MATATMTGLQWQRLAAPVLVVMILAMMILPLPPFLLDILFTFNIALSMIVLLIALYTLKPLEFSIFPTVLLMTTLLRLSLNVASTRVVLMEGHTGPDAAGKVIEAFGHFLVGGNYTVGIVVFIILVLINFVVITKGAGRIAEVAARFTLDAMPGKQMAIDADLNAGLIGEDEARRRRAEVSQEADFYGSMDGASKFVRGDAVAGIIIMLINIVGGLLVGVIQHDLSLATAANNYTLLTIGDGLVAQVPALIISTAAGIVVSRVSTEQDLNQQMLTQLFGKPQAIFLAAGILALLGLIPGMPHLAFLLIGGLLASAGYMIEQRTKAEAAAAQAAVAEEALQPEEPVEIGWHDVQIVDQLGLEVGYRLVPLVDRAQDGELLRRIRGIRKKIAQDLGFLVPSVHIRDNLQLKPNSYRILLKGVVVGEGEAIVGKQLAINPGRIFGTVQGQTAVDPAYGLPAVWIETSQRDQALSYGYTVVDPSTVVATHLSKVIGDHAPELLGREETQQLLDHFARQAPKLVEDLTPKILPIGTVQKVLQNLLEEGVHIRDLRTILETLAEHGGRTQDADELTSAVRTALGRAIIHDIYGAAQELQVIALEPGLEQILMQAVSSRGEAGAGLEPGLAETMVKDTQRAVQRQTEGDLPAVLLVPPMLRSMLARFLRRAAPDLKVISHAEVPDGKSIRVTAMIGSGA; translated from the coding sequence ATGGCCACCGCGACGATGACGGGTTTGCAGTGGCAGCGCCTGGCGGCGCCGGTACTCGTGGTCATGATCCTGGCCATGATGATCCTGCCGCTGCCGCCGTTCCTGCTCGACATCCTGTTCACCTTCAACATCGCGCTGTCGATGATCGTGCTGCTGATCGCGCTCTATACCCTCAAGCCGCTGGAGTTCTCGATCTTCCCGACCGTGCTGTTGATGACCACCTTGTTGCGCTTGTCGCTCAACGTGGCCTCGACCCGGGTGGTGCTGATGGAGGGCCACACCGGCCCCGATGCGGCGGGCAAGGTGATCGAGGCGTTCGGCCACTTCCTGGTCGGCGGCAACTACACCGTGGGCATCGTGGTGTTCATCATCCTGGTGTTGATCAACTTCGTGGTCATCACCAAGGGCGCCGGCCGTATCGCCGAGGTGGCCGCCCGCTTCACCCTCGACGCCATGCCCGGCAAGCAGATGGCGATCGACGCCGACCTCAACGCCGGCCTGATCGGCGAGGACGAGGCGCGCCGGCGCCGGGCCGAGGTGTCGCAGGAGGCCGACTTCTACGGCTCGATGGACGGTGCCTCGAAGTTCGTCCGCGGCGACGCCGTCGCCGGCATCATCATCATGCTGATCAACATCGTCGGCGGCCTGCTAGTCGGTGTGATCCAGCACGACTTGAGCCTGGCCACCGCGGCCAACAACTACACCCTGCTGACCATCGGCGACGGGCTGGTCGCCCAGGTGCCGGCGCTGATCATTTCCACCGCGGCCGGTATCGTGGTCTCCCGCGTCTCGACCGAGCAGGACCTCAACCAGCAGATGCTGACCCAGCTGTTCGGCAAGCCGCAGGCGATCTTCCTGGCTGCCGGCATCCTGGCCCTGCTCGGCCTGATTCCGGGCATGCCCCACCTGGCCTTCCTGTTGATCGGCGGTCTGCTGGCGAGTGCCGGCTACATGATCGAGCAGCGCACCAAGGCCGAGGCGGCGGCGGCCCAAGCGGCGGTGGCCGAGGAGGCGCTGCAGCCCGAGGAACCGGTGGAGATCGGCTGGCACGATGTCCAGATCGTCGACCAGCTCGGCCTGGAGGTGGGCTATCGCCTGGTGCCCCTGGTCGACCGGGCGCAGGACGGCGAACTGCTGCGGCGCATCCGCGGCATCCGCAAGAAGATCGCCCAGGACCTGGGCTTTCTGGTGCCTTCGGTGCACATCCGCGACAACCTGCAGCTGAAGCCGAATTCCTACCGGATTCTGCTCAAGGGCGTGGTGGTGGGCGAGGGCGAGGCCATCGTCGGCAAGCAGCTGGCGATCAACCCGGGCCGCATCTTCGGCACCGTGCAGGGCCAGACTGCGGTCGATCCGGCCTACGGCCTGCCGGCGGTGTGGATCGAGACCAGCCAGCGCGACCAGGCCCTGAGCTACGGCTATACCGTGGTCGACCCGAGCACCGTGGTGGCCACCCATCTGTCCAAGGTGATCGGCGACCACGCGCCGGAGCTGCTGGGCCGCGAGGAGACCCAGCAGTTGCTCGACCACTTCGCCAGGCAGGCGCCCAAGCTGGTCGAGGACCTGACGCCGAAGATCCTGCCGATCGGCACGGTGCAGAAGGTGCTGCAGAACCTCCTGGAAGAGGGGGTGCACATCCGCGACCTGCGCACCATCCTGGAAACCCTGGCCGAACATGGCGGCCGCACCCAGGATGCCGACGAACTGACTTCGGCGGTTCGCACGGCGCTGGGCCGTGCTATCATCCACGACATCTATGGAGCCGCCCAGGAACTGCAAGTGATTGCACTGGAGCCAGGTCTGGAACAGATCCTGATGCAGGCCGTGTCCTCGCGGGGCGAGGCCGGCGCCGGACTGGAACCCGGACTCGCCGAGACAATGGTCAAGGACACCCAGCGTGCCGTCCAGCGTCAGACGGAGGGAGACCTGCCCGCCGTGCTCCTGGTCCCGCCGATGTTGCGCTCCATGCTCGCCCGCTTCCTGCGCCGGGCCGCCCCCGACCTCAAGGTCATCTCCCACGCCGAAGTGCCCGACGGCAAGTCGATCCGGGTCACCGCCATGATCGGTAGCGGCGCATGA
- the flhB gene encoding flagellar biosynthesis protein FlhB — MAEDSDLEKTEPASGRKVEQAREQGNVPHSRELGTFAILMGSAVTIMLMGDYFYQGLRNMVLSVFSFDREAVTDPGFMAHTLFEATRDTLITFAPLALVLIILAVAANLLISGWNFSTQALEPKFDRLDPIQGIGRMFSVQSLIELVKAVLKSAVIGGVAGWMLWNQRDDLVNLAAEPLNAGIGHFGWITLMTFLAAAGAFALIAIIDVPFQLWHYYYKLRMTKQEVIEENKQTQGDPQIRSRIRRLQREMARRRMMAAVPKAEVVVTNPLHFAVALKYDEKRMSAPQVVAKGSQLVAARIKEIAREHGVPIVEAPPLARALHRHVEIGDTIPGTLFTAVAQVLAYVYQLKQAKIAPALPADWQVPAEMDPGVPA, encoded by the coding sequence ATGGCGGAAGACAGCGATCTCGAAAAAACCGAGCCTGCGTCAGGCAGAAAGGTCGAGCAGGCACGCGAGCAGGGCAACGTTCCCCATTCGCGGGAACTGGGTACCTTCGCCATCCTGATGGGCAGCGCCGTCACCATCATGCTGATGGGTGACTACTTCTATCAGGGCCTGCGCAACATGGTGCTCAGCGTCTTCAGCTTCGACCGCGAGGCGGTGACCGACCCCGGCTTCATGGCCCACACCCTGTTCGAGGCGACGCGGGACACTCTGATCACCTTCGCCCCCCTGGCCCTGGTGCTGATCATCCTGGCGGTGGCGGCCAATCTCCTGATTTCCGGCTGGAACTTCAGCACCCAGGCGCTGGAGCCCAAGTTCGACCGGCTCGACCCGATCCAGGGCATCGGTCGGATGTTCTCGGTGCAGTCGCTGATCGAGCTGGTCAAGGCGGTACTCAAGAGCGCGGTGATCGGCGGCGTCGCCGGCTGGATGCTGTGGAACCAGCGTGACGATCTAGTCAACCTGGCGGCCGAACCGCTCAACGCCGGCATCGGCCACTTCGGCTGGATCACCCTGATGACCTTCCTCGCCGCGGCCGGTGCCTTCGCCCTGATCGCCATCATCGACGTGCCCTTCCAGCTCTGGCATTACTACTACAAGCTGCGCATGACCAAGCAGGAAGTGATCGAGGAGAACAAGCAGACCCAGGGCGACCCGCAGATCCGCAGCCGCATCCGCCGCCTGCAGCGCGAGATGGCGCGACGCCGCATGATGGCGGCGGTGCCCAAGGCCGAGGTGGTGGTGACCAACCCCTTGCACTTCGCCGTGGCCCTCAAATACGACGAGAAGCGGATGAGCGCACCGCAGGTGGTGGCCAAGGGCAGCCAATTGGTGGCGGCCCGGATCAAGGAGATCGCCCGCGAGCATGGCGTACCCATCGTCGAGGCGCCGCCGCTCGCCCGCGCCCTGCACCGCCATGTCGAGATCGGCGACACCATTCCCGGCACCCTGTTCACCGCGGTGGCCCAGGTGCTGGCCTATGTCTATCAGCTGAAACAGGCCAAGATCGCGCCGGCGCTGCCGGCCGACTGGCAGGTGCCGGCGGAGATGGATCCGGGGGTGCCCGCGTAA
- the hslU gene encoding ATP-dependent protease ATPase subunit HslU: MTQMTPQEIVHELDKFIIGQAEAKRACAIALRNRWRRMQVQGSLRQEITPKNILMIGPTGVGKTEIARRLAKLAHAPFLKVEATKFTEVGYVGKDVDSIVRDLTEIAVKQTREEATRRVRLRAEEAAEERILDALLPPAREAYGAEPAREDSGTRQKFRKMLREGQLDDKEIELDLAAASPQMEIMTPPGMEELAAQLQGMFQNLGGRRTQRRKLKIKEAMQQLADEEALKLVNEEEIKLEALRNVEQNGIVFLDEIDKIASRAETHGTDVSRQGVQRDLLPLVEGATVSTKYGMVKTDHILFIASGAFHLAKPSDLIPELQGRFPIRVELQSLTVTDFEHILTRTDACLTRQYAALLATEGVELEFSPDAIRRLAEIAWQVNERTENIGARRLYTVVERLLDDLSFEADRRGGDKIVIDAAYVDQRLKGLAASEDLARYVL, encoded by the coding sequence ATGACGCAGATGACCCCGCAAGAAATCGTCCACGAACTGGACAAATTCATCATCGGCCAGGCCGAGGCCAAGCGCGCCTGCGCCATCGCCCTGCGCAACCGCTGGCGGCGCATGCAGGTGCAGGGCAGCCTGCGTCAGGAGATCACGCCGAAGAACATCCTGATGATCGGCCCCACCGGCGTGGGCAAGACCGAGATCGCCCGCCGCCTGGCCAAGCTGGCCCATGCGCCGTTTCTCAAGGTGGAGGCGACCAAGTTCACCGAGGTGGGTTATGTCGGCAAGGATGTCGACAGCATCGTGCGTGATCTGACCGAGATCGCGGTGAAGCAGACCCGCGAGGAGGCCACCCGCCGGGTGCGCCTGCGGGCGGAAGAAGCGGCCGAGGAACGCATCCTCGACGCCCTGCTGCCGCCGGCGCGCGAGGCCTACGGCGCCGAGCCGGCGCGCGAGGATTCGGGCACCCGGCAGAAATTCCGCAAGATGCTGCGCGAGGGTCAGCTCGACGACAAGGAGATCGAGCTCGACCTCGCCGCCGCCAGCCCGCAGATGGAGATCATGACCCCGCCGGGCATGGAGGAGCTGGCCGCCCAGTTGCAGGGCATGTTCCAGAATCTGGGCGGCCGCCGCACCCAGCGGCGCAAGCTGAAGATCAAGGAGGCGATGCAACAGCTGGCCGACGAGGAGGCGCTCAAATTGGTCAACGAGGAGGAGATCAAGCTGGAGGCCCTGCGCAACGTCGAGCAGAACGGCATCGTCTTCCTCGACGAGATCGACAAGATCGCCAGCCGGGCCGAGACCCACGGCACCGATGTCTCGCGCCAGGGCGTGCAGCGCGACCTGTTGCCCCTGGTCGAGGGGGCGACGGTGTCGACCAAGTACGGCATGGTCAAGACCGACCATATCCTGTTCATCGCCAGCGGCGCCTTCCACCTGGCCAAGCCCTCGGACCTGATCCCCGAGCTGCAGGGCCGCTTCCCGATCCGGGTGGAACTGCAAAGCCTGACGGTGACCGACTTCGAGCACATCCTGACCCGGACCGACGCCTGCCTGACCCGGCAGTACGCCGCCCTGCTGGCGACCGAGGGGGTGGAGCTGGAGTTCAGCCCGGACGCCATCCGCCGCCTGGCCGAGATCGCCTGGCAGGTGAACGAGCGCACCGAGAACATCGGCGCCCGCCGGCTGTACACCGTGGTCGAGCGCCTGCTGGACGACCTCTCGTTCGAGGCCGACCGCCGCGGCGGCGACAAGATCGTCATCGACGCCGCCTATGTCGACCAGCGGCTCAAGGGCCTGGCGGCGAGCGAGGACCTGGCCCGCTACGTGCTCTGA
- the metX gene encoding homoserine O-succinyltransferase MetX, which produces MTHHEPTHRWIVTPQTARFTEPLVLQSGAVLNGYELVYETYGRLNADRTNAVLICHALSGNHHVAGYHSEQEKRPGWWDNMIGPGKPIDTERFFVIGVNNLGGCHGSTGPSSPNPDTGKPYGADFPLVTVEDWVTAQARLAEHLGVERFAAVVGGSLGGMQALQWSIQYPDWLDHCLVIAAAPKLTAQNIAFNDVARQAILTDPDFNGGHYYGGPGPKRGLRLARMLGHITYLSDDVMGSKFGRALRSGSYQFGFDVEFEIESYLRYQGDKFAESFDANTYLLMTKALDYFDPAQDLEGGLAEALRPAQANFLVISFTTDWRFSPQRSREIVEALLSNKRNVSYAEITHGHGHDAFLMVDPYYHGVVRAYMEKIKL; this is translated from the coding sequence ATGACCCACCACGAACCCACCCACCGCTGGATCGTCACGCCGCAAACCGCGCGCTTCACCGAGCCGCTCGTGCTCCAATCGGGCGCGGTGCTCAACGGCTACGAGCTGGTCTACGAGACCTACGGCCGACTCAACGCCGACCGTACCAACGCGGTGCTGATCTGCCACGCCCTGTCCGGCAACCACCACGTCGCCGGCTACCACAGCGAACAGGAGAAACGGCCGGGCTGGTGGGACAACATGATCGGCCCGGGCAAGCCGATCGACACCGAGCGCTTCTTCGTCATCGGCGTCAACAACCTGGGCGGCTGCCACGGCAGCACCGGCCCCTCCAGCCCCAACCCCGACACCGGCAAGCCCTACGGCGCCGACTTCCCCCTGGTCACGGTGGAAGACTGGGTCACCGCCCAGGCCCGACTGGCCGAGCACCTGGGCGTCGAGCGCTTCGCCGCCGTGGTCGGCGGCAGCCTGGGCGGCATGCAGGCCCTGCAATGGAGCATCCAGTATCCCGACTGGCTCGACCATTGCCTGGTCATCGCCGCGGCGCCCAAGCTCACTGCTCAGAACATCGCCTTCAACGACGTGGCGCGCCAGGCCATCCTGACCGACCCCGACTTCAACGGCGGCCACTACTACGGCGGCCCCGGCCCCAAGCGCGGCCTGCGCCTGGCCCGCATGCTCGGCCACATCACCTACCTATCCGACGACGTGATGGGCAGCAAGTTCGGCCGCGCCCTGAGGAGCGGCAGCTACCAGTTCGGTTTTGATGTCGAGTTCGAGATCGAGTCCTACCTGCGCTACCAGGGCGACAAGTTCGCCGAGAGCTTCGACGCCAACACCTACCTGTTGATGACCAAGGCGCTCGACTACTTCGACCCGGCGCAAGACCTCGAAGGCGGCCTGGCCGAGGCCCTGCGCCCGGCCCAGGCCAATTTCCTGGTGATCTCCTTCACCACCGACTGGCGCTTTTCGCCCCAACGCTCGCGCGAGATCGTCGAGGCCCTGCTCTCCAACAAGCGCAACGTCAGCTACGCCGAGATCACCCACGGCCATGGCCACGACGCCTTCCTCATGGTCGACCCCTACTACCACGGCGTGGTGCGGGCCTATATGGAGAAGATCAAGCTATGA
- the metW gene encoding methionine biosynthesis protein MetW has translation MTGNGMLRPDYALIGQWVKPGSRVLDLGCGDGELLRELMDSRQVTGYGVEIDDASILACVKKGVNVIQGDLEQGLSGFENDSFDYVILSRTLQTMRHTEGILKEMLRVGRQGIVTFPNFGYWKNRVQVWQGRMPRSADMPYQWYDTPNIHLCTVRDFEDLCAQHDLNILERVVLTHGRPVTLLPNLLGSLAVFRFEHRR, from the coding sequence ATGACCGGCAACGGCATGCTCCGCCCCGACTACGCCCTCATCGGCCAGTGGGTCAAGCCCGGCAGCCGCGTGCTCGACCTGGGCTGCGGCGACGGCGAACTGTTGCGCGAGCTCATGGACAGCCGCCAGGTCACCGGCTACGGCGTCGAGATCGACGACGCCAGCATCCTGGCCTGCGTGAAGAAGGGCGTGAACGTCATCCAGGGCGACCTGGAACAGGGCCTGTCCGGCTTCGAGAACGACAGCTTCGACTACGTCATCCTCTCCCGCACCCTGCAGACCATGCGCCACACCGAAGGCATCCTGAAAGAGATGCTGCGCGTCGGCCGCCAGGGCATCGTCACCTTCCCCAACTTCGGCTACTGGAAAAACCGCGTCCAGGTCTGGCAGGGCCGCATGCCCCGCTCGGCCGACATGCCCTACCAGTGGTACGACACCCCCAACATCCACCTGTGCACCGTGCGCGACTTCGAAGACCTCTGCGCCCAGCACGACCTCAACATCCTGGAGCGGGTGGTGCTCACCCACGGCCGGCCGGTCACCCTGCTGCCCAATCTTCTGGGCAGCCTCGCCGTCTTCCGCTTCGAACACCGCCGCTGA
- a CDS encoding helix-turn-helix domain-containing protein → MLTEIQLTTLMSSLEADNIERTESVNKADKFGQAICAFANDLPNHRQPGYLLVGVKDDGTLSGLKVTDELLTSLGAIRSDGNILPQPFMNVAKYSLNGGDVAVVEVFPSDLPPVRYKGRTWIQIRSAILINWKVGQNA, encoded by the coding sequence ATGCTGACTGAAATCCAACTAACAACGCTGATGTCCAGCTTAGAAGCTGACAATATTGAGCGCACGGAATCTGTCAACAAGGCCGATAAATTTGGCCAGGCAATATGTGCGTTTGCCAACGACTTACCCAATCATCGCCAGCCGGGCTATTTACTAGTCGGCGTCAAAGATGATGGAACACTGTCCGGCTTGAAAGTAACAGACGAACTTTTGACTAGCCTGGGGGCCATTCGATCAGATGGCAATATCTTACCTCAGCCGTTTATGAATGTTGCAAAATATTCGCTCAACGGTGGCGATGTCGCTGTTGTCGAAGTCTTTCCATCTGATCTCCCACCAGTACGATACAAAGGTCGCACGTGGATTCAAATTCGAAGTGCAATTTTGATTAACTGGAAGGTGGGTCAGAATGCGTGA
- a CDS encoding IS30 family transposase has product MNYTHLTQNERYQIYALLKAGHTQREIAQLLDRHPSTISRELARNCGLRGYRPRQAQRLSEARAANSRNAPRILPEVWEEAQRRLALQHSPEQIAAHLPISHEAIYQRIYADKRAGGALWRHLRCQKQRRKRYASGRSLRGHIPGRRPIALRPQAVESRSLVGHWEGDTLIGAGRKQAIVNLTERKSGFCLLAHVRNKTSEAVSEAIIRLLSPFKARVKTLTFDNGLEFARHGEIDRALESTSYFADPYASWQRGTNENTNGLIRQYLPKSRPFHTVTQEELAMIMDRLNHRPRKRLGWKTPHQVFMQSFSRVALRG; this is encoded by the coding sequence ATGAACTACACGCATCTGACCCAGAACGAACGATACCAAATTTACGCCCTCCTCAAAGCCGGCCATACACAGCGCGAGATCGCCCAGTTGCTCGACCGTCACCCTTCCACCATCAGCCGCGAGCTTGCCCGCAACTGCGGATTGCGCGGCTACCGGCCCCGGCAGGCGCAGCGCCTGTCCGAGGCGCGGGCGGCCAATAGCCGCAACGCGCCGCGCATCTTGCCGGAAGTATGGGAGGAAGCCCAAAGACGACTTGCCCTGCAGCACAGTCCCGAGCAGATCGCCGCGCATCTGCCGATCAGCCATGAGGCGATCTACCAGCGCATCTATGCCGACAAGCGAGCCGGCGGCGCGTTGTGGCGCCACCTCCGATGTCAGAAACAGCGCCGCAAACGTTATGCCTCGGGCCGAAGCCTGCGCGGCCATATCCCCGGTCGCAGGCCGATTGCCTTGCGCCCGCAGGCCGTCGAGTCGCGCAGCCTGGTCGGCCATTGGGAGGGTGACACCCTCATCGGCGCTGGCCGCAAACAGGCCATCGTCAACCTCACCGAGCGTAAGTCGGGTTTCTGCCTCTTGGCCCACGTGCGCAACAAGACCAGCGAGGCGGTAAGCGAGGCCATCATCCGCTTGCTTTCACCCTTCAAGGCACGGGTGAAGACGCTCACCTTCGACAATGGCCTGGAGTTCGCCCGCCATGGCGAGATCGACCGGGCACTCGAATCCACGTCCTATTTCGCCGACCCTTATGCCTCCTGGCAACGCGGCACGAACGAGAATACCAACGGCCTCATCCGGCAGTACCTGCCCAAATCCAGGCCCTTTCACACCGTCACCCAGGAGGAACTGGCCATGATCATGGATCGCCTGAACCATCGCCCCAGAAAACGCCTGGGCTGGAAAACCCCGCATCAGGTTTTTATGCAATCATTCAGTCGTGTTGCACTTCGTGGTTGA